From one Triticum aestivum cultivar Chinese Spring chromosome 4B, IWGSC CS RefSeq v2.1, whole genome shotgun sequence genomic stretch:
- the LOC123092678 gene encoding vacuolar protein sorting-associated protein 9A: protein MEGGADAFGSSTAPLAWHDFLERMRQPSAAEFVKSIKGFIMMFSNREPDPERDSAAVQEFLENMEGAFRAHTPWAGSSEEELESAGEGLEKYVMTKLYNRVFASVPEDVKSDEELFEKISLLQQFIRPENLDIKPEYQNETSWLLAQKELQKINMYKAPRDKLACILNCCKVINNLLMNASHMSHDNPPGADEFLPVLIYVTIKANPPQLHSNLLYIQRYRCQSRLVSEAQYFFTNLLSAESFIWNIEAESLSMDERDFQKKMDLARERLLGLSVSSENQENQTNLYVGEHRSQALKASGNSEVNLHLKDHVQGPVQDMKRESDVSSKSVERVQSISDIEKKGATELVKDDDLSKIFQEYPFLFARAGDLTVADVDNLLNSYKQLVLKYVALSKGMGVTPETPLVRSKQTAPDLQISEEPENVKNVVNSCDSTEESSKTHEDIKNEIPDSEVSNISTQQAAVDPSGDQKTLKDESSD from the exons ATGGAGGGCGGCGCCGACGCCTTCGGGTCCTCGACCGCGCCGCTGGCCTGGCACGACTTCCTCGAGCGCATGCGCCAGCCTTCCGCCGCCGAATTCGTCAAGTCCATAAAGGG CTTTATCATGATGTTCTCAAACAGAGAACCTGATCCAGAGAGAGATAGTGCAGCTGTTCAAGAGTTCCTTGAAAATATGGAAGGTGCTTTCAGAGCTCACACTCCTTGGGCTGGCAGTTctgaagaagaactagagagtgcCGGTGAG GGCCTTGAGAAGTATGTTATGACAAAGCTGTATAATCGGGTATTTGCTTCAGTCCCGGAAGATGTGAAGAGCGACGAAGAGCTTTTTGAGAAGATTTCTCTACTACAGCAGTTTATACGTCCTGAAAACTTAGATATAAAACCAGAATATCAGAATGAAACATCATGGCTG CTTGCGCAAAAGGAGCTACAGAAGATAAACATGTATAAGGCTCCAAGGGATAAGCTTGCTTGCATCCTGAACTGTTGTAAAGTCATCAATAACTTACTTATGAATGCTTCTCATATGTCACATGATAACCCCCCTGGAGCTGACGAATTTCTTCCAGTCCTCATCTATGTCACCATAAAG GCTAATCCTCCGCAGCTACACTCAAATCTTTTATACATACAAAGATACAGGTGCCAATCACGACTGGTGTCAGAGGCTCAATATTTTTTTACAAACCTCCTATCTGCCGAGTCTTTCATTTGGAACATTGAGGCGGAATCATTATCCATGGATGAACGAGATTTCCAAAAGAAGATGGATTTGGCAAGGGAACGCTTGTTAGGATTATCAGTTAGCTCAGAGAACCAGGAGAATCAGACCAATCTTTATGTGGGGGAGCATAGATCACAAGCACTAAAAGCTAGTGGAAATTCCGAAGTCAACCTACACTTGAAAGATCATGTCCAAGGTCCAGTTCAGGACATGAAAAGGGAAAGTGATGTGAGCAGTAAATCAGTTGAGCGGGTGCAATCTATCTCTGATATAGAGAAGAAGGGAGCTACAGAGCTTGTCAAGGATGACGACTTGAGCAAAATATTCCAGGAATACCCATTTCTATTTGCCCGTGCTGGTGATCTGACAGTTGCTGATGTAGATAACCTTTTAAACTCTTACAAGCAACTAGTACTTAAGTACGTCGCACTCTCTAAGGGCATGGGTGTCACCCCTGAAACGCCTCTTGTTCGGAGCAAGCAAACCGCACCAGATCTTCAGATATCCGAGGAGCCTGAGAATGTGAAGAATGTTGTAAATAGTTGCGACAGCACTGAAGAAAGCAGCAAGACTCATGAGGACATTAAAAATGAAATTCCTGACTCAGAAGTCAGCAACATTAGTACGCAACAAGCTGCTGTTGATCCGAGTGGTGATCAGAAGACACTAAAAGATGAATCATCAGATTAG